A segment of the Fibrobacter sp. UWEL genome:
GATGAATGGATGGAAGATAAAGCTTACTTAACCGAGAAGGAGATGGGAAAATCCGCTTTTTGCGCATGAATTTACAGAAAAGGACTTGCCTAATCTCTTGTATTGCTGAGCTCTGTGCAATTTCTTCAGTCCTACTCCATGAACCAAAGCAATAGACAAAAAGAAAAGGTGTTAGCACAAAGAAAAATTTTATAGCAAAGGCAAGAACCATACTAAGCACATTAAATAAATTTCTATGGCATTTTCGACGCTTCATTTTATTAAAAAGGACATCTGCAATCCGATAGCACCAATAATGAATCTTACGGCAATACAAGTACTTTCTCCACCACTTAGAGATCTTATTCATTTTGGAGATGTACAATACCGCTTCTGCAACCAGGAGGGATGAGGTTACTGTAATAAGCAAATCAACCATATCATCATAGATTGATTTCTTGAAATTAACATAAACGAAAACAACAAGGACGACCTTGACAAAAATTAATGCTGCAGCAAATACCTCATAATAGTCGGGCATGGATGAAATTCCTCTACCCAAACCATACTTATTATTTTTAAAAATAGTGTTATATGCATTTTTGTCACATACTGAACGACGAATTGAATCATTCACAACCTGTTCTCTCCTAAAACCCCAGCCATTTAAAATCAAAATTATCGTCAAGAAGAATAAAACACATTCAACAGCAGACACGGTGTAAATAAGAAACGAAATTGAAAACTTATCAGGCAAAGAAGAATTTTCAGTCATCGCGTAAATAGCAAAAATAAAATCGCCCGAATCACACGTTGTATGAATCAATACATATCCAAAAACAGTAAAGATTGCTAAAAGTGCAACAAATAATTTCAAAAAAAGCTGTTGCCCATTATTTGCATTTTCTGCAAATTGACGATGCAAGTCCGTCAGCAAAACATCTTCCTTTTCCAACATATCATAACCTCCATTTTTGAAGGCCAATAATAGAAAAAGACGACTGCATCAAAGCAATCGTCCCTAGCAATCACGTATTTTCCATTAGAAGCGTTCTTAAAAAACTATAACAAACCTATCTTTCGTTCCAGCTGATGATTTCCTGTTCCAGTTTGACGTTATTATCCTGCATGTACTGTGCAATTTCAACATATTTTCCAGATTTAATCAACCCATTAGCCTTTATCCGGTCGTTTTCGACAAGAGGCTTGCAGTATTTTTCGTATTGTTTTAGCTGGTCAACGCTCATGCAATACGGTTTGAAGTCTATTCCGGTTTTCAGCTTTAGGTTTTCAAGAATCAAAAAGCCATCGGGATCAATGTCACCGAAGTGATAAAATTCCAATGATGCATTTTGTTGTTGTACCAACCGGATAAAATTGCGCTTGGCAGTATTATGATAGCCGCTTAGATAAACAAAGAACGTATCATCGTGCTGAACACGATTGAACGACGTTAAGTTTTCAACCGTCATCAAGACGTTTTCAGAGATTTCAATCTTCGTTATTGTTTTGAGGGCCGTAGAAGGTAAAGCCAACGGTCTTTCTCGTAAAACGTTTACAACGTCACCGTTATCAAAGACAATCTTTGCATTGCCTTTGAAATGCACATACGAGGGATTGGGATAGACGTTCAATTCTTCCAGGATTTTCTTTTCAAATTCTTTGGGATCCAATTCCTGAGAAGCCAATTCATCAAACGTACCACTCTCGCACAAAATCTTGCACACCTGGGATCTATAGGACCTTTCCCAAAGTTTTGAATCGTGAGCGACTTCGATGGACAATTCACGTTCAAGAATTTCCTGTTGATTGTTCAGGATGTAATCAAGGAACTTTACAATGACTTTTGCAGTATCCAGAGGATAGGATTCTTTTTTACCTTGATTGATGCGTTCAATTTGCGCTTTACAAAAGCAGCTTATAACAGCATGCTTCTCCAGGCAAGATGCATAGAAATCCAAGGCTTCCTGCTGAAGGACTTTTTTTTCTTTTACGCCAAGAATGTCGCGGATTTGATTCCAAGCATTTTCTGTATCGACTGCGAGGATTTTTGCAATGCGATTTCCAGAGCAAACGATTTCAACGAAGCCTTCCTGCTGAAGCAATGCGGCTTCTTGCTCAAAATTTTTGACCTCATCTACATCTGCAAAATCATCTTCGTACTGGGCGAAGATCTTTGACGGCTCTACTGCAAAGGATTGGCGAACAGAGTTTTCGCCTTTATAGCTTTTGCTCTTTTCATACTTCTGCAAAAGCTTCGTCAGAATCAGTTTTTGTCGAGCACTTAGATTCATACAACAGACTTCCTGATACCTTCTTCTGCATAGGTGTATTTGCCATCGGAATACAACGCCACCGTATTGTCAATATGGCTACCAATGCTGTCAATTTTCTCAGGCGGAGCTGCATAAAACACCTGAAAATGATTTTCTTCTAGGAATCGGACCATCTGCTCAATTCGTTCCTTAGACAAGGCCGAGAACGCTTCGTCGATGAAAGCGACGCGAGCGCAATTCTTTTCCTTAGGGTAGAACTGCATCAAGCTGGCGGCAAGAATGATGAAGTAAGGCGTTTGTTTTTCGCCACCGCTCGCGGAGCCTTGCTTTTGAGAAAGATCCATTTCTTCGCCATTCTTACGGCGAATACTCATATCGTAAACGAAATAGTTTCTGTAGTCCGAATATTCCATTTCATCGGAGCCCTGCTGCAGAATATCATCCAAGAATTTCTGGACA
Coding sequences within it:
- a CDS encoding Wadjet anti-phage system protein JetD domain-containing protein — its product is MQKYEKSKSYKGENSVRQSFAVEPSKIFAQYEDDFADVDEVKNFEQEAALLQQEGFVEIVCSGNRIAKILAVDTENAWNQIRDILGVKEKKVLQQEALDFYASCLEKHAVISCFCKAQIERINQGKKESYPLDTAKVIVKFLDYILNNQQEILERELSIEVAHDSKLWERSYRSQVCKILCESGTFDELASQELDPKEFEKKILEELNVYPNPSYVHFKGNAKIVFDNGDVVNVLRERPLALPSTALKTITKIEISENVLMTVENLTSFNRVQHDDTFFVYLSGYHNTAKRNFIRLVQQQNASLEFYHFGDIDPDGFLILENLKLKTGIDFKPYCMSVDQLKQYEKYCKPLVENDRIKANGLIKSGKYVEIAQYMQDNNVKLEQEIISWNER